From Rhodococcus antarcticus, the proteins below share one genomic window:
- a CDS encoding glycosyltransferase has protein sequence MHEGGVAPARAAAGTTGAEVAAVLVCHDGDRWLPEVLDSLGAQTAAPTVLVAVDTGSTDTTAALLAAALDAGRLSAVVTLARGAGFGAAVRAGLGRAGTELGGRPRWLWVLHDDSAPEPHCLESLLAAVDVSPSVGVVGPLCLDWDDPRVVVEAGLSTDASGQLQTGIGTDELDDGQFFQTSEVLAVSSAGALVDVGTFDALDGYDAALPLFGDDLDFGWRAQRSGKVVLCVPSARVRHVRAARRGLRGLEALGDSLGRTLPPGRAGARLAERAHGLRTFLVNTSGPSYRLGLLRLTVLAVLRSIGFLLLRNPRAARIERQALRWALGPVAAVGTARAVRAELFTTGAGTVRGLLTSRTTRVRNLVRGGVAGLARRQVRAELALGRLPEGATALTAGPTLVPLATPTPVPPALPVAPTPPALLPGDDPGPVVAPARPRPSPGPRGGAAPPPTSTAAEPGPGPQEPPPALAPAVEPSPVGGVPARPRRAAVAPPAGAVALSPTRRTAGLRRPVRQVTVAAAPEVAAPALEGARTAPAALVTPPAAPLTAALAAPDAAVGSPVRALRPSPVSRDPLVAAAQARAAAARTAALDADPGSVGDRALVVVRVGAPRVLRQLVLSPLVLLLVGLTLLSLVVHHARLGLSVSGGGLLPAPGGLTPLLSSYVAEWHAVAGGTAAPAPVLTGVLGVLGVLVGGADHAVALLLLAALPLAGASAYLATRSVALPAGWRAGVGAGWALLPVGAAGVGQGRLDTVLTQVLLPLVLAGVFSVLRGAPAGGAGRGGSTWLATAASTSLALAVVGSAAPVVHLLVVVLVLVGFVVVRPAPGPGTGVRRALALFAVVLLPVGLLVPWPAVVLTHPSVLLQGVGSPVPGADVGLLGLVGLGGSAPGVAGAAGLLVVLAALLLAVLAPQRRMVGGLAVAVLGGATAVAVAGRRSVPLAGGPEVPGSTGPALLLAAAGVLVVVVVGLQQLHVRGRSGSAPAPLHLPRRAGAALAALVLVVLAVGTGLTAADGVVRAGPAAALPGGLRAELEDAGALVLSVGGAEGPDRLGPASLPGLGDDDLAPVAGVLRRTAGWAGDLTGGDTAAASSAVAQVAAAGVGAVVLPPGVPATQPLLDTGLVSDAGSTTDGRAVLRVELATGGAQLLETALATAARTGGDPPTAAGSEGITAVPGGPPDLGVRVSGGADGRLLVLAAEDEPGWQVTVDGQAVAVARAYGHLVGVALPGPASEVVVTRSTVLRSLLLLGQGAVLLFTLFVAVPPRRRED, from the coding sequence GTGCACGAGGGTGGGGTCGCTCCGGCACGCGCCGCCGCCGGGACCACGGGCGCCGAGGTCGCGGCGGTCCTGGTCTGCCACGACGGCGACCGCTGGCTGCCCGAGGTCCTCGACTCCCTCGGCGCGCAGACCGCGGCACCCACCGTGCTCGTCGCCGTCGACACCGGGTCCACCGACACGACGGCCGCACTGCTCGCCGCCGCGCTCGACGCGGGACGTCTGTCCGCCGTCGTCACCCTCGCCCGGGGGGCCGGCTTCGGGGCGGCGGTGCGCGCGGGTCTCGGCCGTGCGGGCACCGAGCTCGGGGGGCGGCCCCGCTGGCTCTGGGTGCTGCACGACGACTCCGCGCCCGAGCCGCACTGCCTGGAGTCGCTGCTCGCGGCCGTGGACGTGTCACCGTCCGTGGGCGTGGTGGGCCCGCTGTGCCTGGACTGGGACGACCCCCGGGTGGTGGTGGAGGCGGGCTTGTCGACGGACGCGTCCGGCCAGCTGCAGACGGGCATCGGCACCGACGAGCTCGACGACGGGCAGTTCTTCCAGACCAGCGAGGTGCTCGCCGTCTCCTCGGCCGGGGCTCTGGTCGACGTGGGGACCTTCGACGCGCTGGACGGCTACGACGCCGCGCTGCCCCTGTTCGGCGACGACCTCGACTTCGGGTGGCGGGCGCAGCGCTCCGGCAAGGTGGTGCTGTGCGTGCCCTCGGCCCGGGTGCGGCACGTGCGGGCGGCGCGCCGGGGCCTGCGGGGTCTCGAGGCGCTCGGGGACTCGCTGGGCCGGACGCTGCCACCCGGTCGCGCGGGAGCCCGCCTCGCCGAGCGCGCGCACGGGCTGCGGACCTTCCTCGTCAACACCTCCGGCCCCTCCTACCGGCTGGGACTGCTCCGGCTGACCGTCCTGGCCGTGCTGCGGTCGATCGGGTTCCTGCTGCTGCGCAACCCGCGGGCTGCCCGCATCGAGCGCCAGGCCCTGCGCTGGGCGCTCGGCCCGGTCGCCGCCGTCGGCACCGCCCGCGCCGTCCGGGCCGAGCTCTTCACCACTGGGGCGGGCACGGTGCGAGGGCTGCTGACCAGCCGCACCACGCGGGTGCGCAACCTCGTCCGTGGGGGCGTGGCCGGCCTCGCCCGCCGGCAGGTCCGGGCGGAGCTGGCGCTGGGTCGGCTGCCGGAGGGGGCCACCGCGCTGACCGCTGGCCCGACCCTCGTCCCGCTGGCGACCCCGACCCCGGTCCCGCCGGCGCTGCCCGTGGCGCCGACCCCGCCGGCGCTGCTCCCCGGTGACGACCCCGGCCCGGTGGTGGCGCCGGCCCGGCCGCGGCCCTCGCCCGGCCCCCGGGGCGGCGCGGCCCCGCCTCCGACGTCGACCGCGGCGGAGCCTGGTCCCGGACCGCAGGAGCCGCCCCCCGCCCTCGCTCCTGCCGTCGAACCGTCCCCCGTGGGTGGTGTCCCGGCCCGTCCGCGTCGGGCCGCGGTCGCGCCGCCGGCGGGTGCGGTGGCCCTCTCGCCCACCCGGAGGACCGCTGGGCTGCGCCGCCCGGTCCGTCAGGTCACCGTGGCGGCCGCGCCCGAGGTGGCGGCCCCCGCGCTCGAGGGTGCACGCACCGCGCCGGCGGCCCTGGTCACCCCGCCCGCCGCCCCGCTGACCGCTGCCCTGGCCGCCCCCGACGCCGCCGTGGGGTCGCCGGTCCGGGCGCTGCGCCCCTCGCCGGTCTCCCGCGACCCGCTGGTGGCCGCTGCGCAGGCCAGGGCGGCGGCCGCGAGGACCGCGGCCCTCGACGCGGACCCGGGGAGCGTGGGTGACCGTGCCCTGGTCGTGGTCCGGGTCGGCGCACCACGGGTGCTGCGCCAGCTCGTGCTCTCACCACTGGTCCTCCTCCTCGTCGGGCTGACCCTGCTCTCGCTGGTCGTGCACCACGCTCGGCTGGGCCTCTCGGTCTCCGGTGGCGGCCTGCTGCCCGCCCCGGGTGGGCTCACCCCCCTGCTGAGCAGCTACGTCGCCGAGTGGCACGCGGTCGCAGGGGGCACCGCCGCACCGGCACCCGTGCTGACGGGGGTGCTCGGGGTGCTCGGGGTGCTCGTGGGCGGGGCCGACCACGCCGTGGCCCTGCTCCTGCTGGCCGCGCTCCCGCTGGCGGGTGCCTCGGCGTACCTGGCCACGCGGTCGGTGGCCCTCCCGGCGGGGTGGCGGGCCGGGGTCGGTGCGGGGTGGGCGCTGCTGCCCGTCGGCGCGGCCGGTGTGGGCCAGGGGCGCCTGGACACCGTCCTCACCCAGGTCCTGCTGCCCCTGGTGCTCGCGGGAGTGTTCAGCGTCCTGCGCGGCGCTCCTGCCGGAGGGGCGGGCCGCGGCGGCTCGACGTGGCTGGCCACCGCGGCGTCGACGTCGCTCGCGCTGGCCGTGGTGGGCTCGGCCGCACCCGTGGTGCACCTGCTCGTGGTCGTCCTGGTGCTGGTGGGCTTCGTCGTGGTGCGACCAGCGCCGGGGCCGGGCACCGGGGTGCGGCGCGCCCTCGCCCTGTTCGCGGTGGTGCTGCTGCCGGTGGGCCTGCTCGTGCCGTGGCCCGCAGTGGTGCTCACCCACCCCTCGGTGCTGCTGCAGGGCGTCGGCTCTCCCGTGCCGGGTGCCGACGTGGGTCTGCTCGGCCTGGTGGGTCTCGGCGGCAGCGCGCCCGGGGTCGCGGGTGCGGCCGGGCTCCTCGTCGTGCTCGCGGCACTGCTGCTCGCTGTGCTGGCGCCGCAGCGCCGCATGGTCGGGGGCCTCGCGGTGGCGGTGCTCGGCGGCGCGACGGCCGTGGCCGTGGCCGGCCGCCGCAGCGTCCCGCTCGCGGGTGGTCCCGAGGTCCCGGGCTCGACCGGGCCGGCCCTGCTCCTCGCGGCGGCCGGCGTGCTGGTGGTGGTGGTGGTGGGCCTGCAGCAGCTGCACGTGCGGGGGCGGAGCGGGTCCGCACCCGCCCCCCTGCACCTCCCGCGGCGCGCGGGGGCCGCCCTCGCCGCCCTCGTGCTCGTGGTCCTGGCCGTGGGAACGGGGCTCACCGCGGCGGACGGTGTGGTCCGCGCGGGCCCGGCCGCGGCGCTGCCGGGCGGTCTGCGCGCGGAGCTGGAGGATGCGGGGGCGCTCGTGCTCAGCGTCGGTGGAGCGGAGGGGCCCGACCGGCTCGGCCCGGCGTCGCTGCCCGGCCTCGGCGACGACGATCTCGCCCCGGTGGCCGGGGTGCTGCGACGCACGGCGGGCTGGGCCGGCGACCTCACCGGCGGCGACACCGCTGCGGCATCGTCCGCGGTCGCCCAGGTAGCGGCGGCCGGGGTGGGCGCGGTCGTCCTGCCGCCCGGGGTGCCGGCGACCCAGCCCCTGCTGGACACGGGCCTGGTCAGCGACGCGGGCTCCACCACCGACGGCCGCGCCGTGCTGCGCGTGGAGCTCGCCACGGGCGGGGCGCAGCTGCTCGAGACCGCGCTCGCGACGGCCGCCCGCACCGGTGGCGACCCACCGACGGCCGCCGGCAGCGAGGGGATCACGGCGGTGCCCGGCGGCCCTCCCGACCTCGGTGTCCGGGTCTCCGGTGGTGCGGACGGGCGGCTGCTCGTGCTGGCCGCCGAGGACGAGCCCGGCTGGCAGGTGACGGTGGACGGGCAGGCGGTGGCCGTCGCGCGCGCCTACGGCCACCTGGTGGGAGTGGCGCTGCCCGGGCCGGCCAGCGAGGTGGTCGTCACCCGCTCGACGGTGCTGCGCAGCCTGCTGCTGCTGGGACAGGGCGCCGTGCTGCTGTTCACGCTGTTCGTCGCGGTCCCGCCCCGGCGCCGGGAGGACTGA